A window of the Cicer arietinum cultivar CDC Frontier isolate Library 1 chromosome 6, Cicar.CDCFrontier_v2.0, whole genome shotgun sequence genome harbors these coding sequences:
- the LOC101506214 gene encoding uncharacterized protein, which translates to MIMTTTSTSFTSSNVVLNTPNSSLNFFNSCGNAVSLGFHFPFLHPKLRTKLKFKSLSMSRTTHFNVSQDSLTPTEQSLSSSVEHDLLIVGPGVLGRLVAQKWRQEIPGCEVYGQTMTIDHHNELIQMGINPSLKWTEATHKFPNVLYCAPPSRTPDYADNIRLAALSWNGEGSFVFTSSTAPYDCNDNGPCDEDTPVVPIGRSPRVDILLKAENVVLEFGGCVLRLAGLYKVDRGAHNYYLEKGVVESRPDHILNLIHYEDAASLLVAILKKKFHKRIFLGCDNHPLSRQEMMDLVNRSGKFSKSFDKFSVTDGPLGKRLNNTRTRQEAGWEPKYPSFAHFLATI; encoded by the exons ATGATAATGACAACAACATCCACAAGTTTCACATCTTCAAATGTTGTTCTCAACACTCCAAATTCATCACTCAATTTCTTTAACTCGTGTGGTAACGCCGTCTCTCTGGGGTTCCATTTCCCATTTCTTCACCCCAAATTGAGAACCAAACTAAAGTTCAAATCTTTATCCATGTCCAGAACAACCCATTTCAATGTTTCGCAAGATTCACTAACTCCCACTGAACAATCACTCTCTTCCTCAGTTGAACATGATTTACTCATTGTGGGTCCCGGTGTTCTTGGCCGTTTGGTAGCTCAGAAATGGCGACAA GAAATTCCGGGTTGTGAAGTTTATGGGCAGACAATGACTATTGATCATCACAATGAGTTGATTCAAATGGGTATTAATCCATCTTTAAAGTGGACAGAAGCTACTCACAAATTTCCAAATGTTTTGTATTGTGCTCCACCTTCCCGGACTCCAGACTATGCTGATAACATTAG GCTAGCTGCATTAAGCTGGAATGGTGAAGGTTCTTTCGTATTTACGTCAAGCACTGCTCCATATGATTGTAATGATAACGGACCGTGTGATGAG GATACACCAGTTGTGCCAATTGGGAGAAGCCCTAGGGTCGACATCCTTCTAAAAGCTGAAAATGTGGTGCTGGAGTTTGGCGGCTGTGTTCTAAGATTGGCAGGGCTTTAT AAAGTAGATAGAGGGGCACACAATTATTACTTAGAAAAGGGCGTTGTTGAAAGTCGCCCTGATCACATCTTGAATCTTATACATTATGAG GATGCCGCCTCCCTCTTAGTTGCAATCTTGAAGAAAAAATTCCATAAACGGATTTTCTTGGGCTGTGATAATCATCCTTTGTCTAG GCAAGAAATGATGGATCTGGTGAATAGAAGTGGTAAATTCAGTAAAAGTTTTGATAAGTTTAGCG TAACTGATGGCCCTCTAGGTAAGAGATTAAACAACACAAGAACTCGCCAAGAAGCTGGTTGGGAGCCTAAGTACCCTAGTTTTGCTCATTTTCTCGCAACCATCTGA